A single window of Rhodohalobacter sp. 614A DNA harbors:
- a CDS encoding SHOCT domain-containing protein, whose translation MHDFQFFGGGWMMFFWWFLIIALVIIVVRSLMNTNQNRQSKETPMDILKRRYADGEIDEEEFKRRKKELLK comes from the coding sequence ATGCATGACTTTCAATTCTTTGGAGGGGGCTGGATGATGTTTTTCTGGTGGTTTTTAATTATCGCACTGGTAATCATTGTTGTTCGGTCTCTGATGAACACCAATCAAAACCGGCAAAGTAAAGAGACACCCATGGACATTCTGAAACGTAGGTATGCCGATGGTGAAATTGATGAGGAAGAATTCAAGAGGCGAAAAAAAGAGTTGCTTAAATAA
- a CDS encoding copper resistance protein B, translating into MTMINRTAIFILTMFAIIVFTQSSVLAQKAPPFSNDIMMDNHTYVFFMADRFEYNMNSGLNPLVLDAQGYIGKDLNKFWFKAEGEALTAETEGEMEFQGLYSRAVGPYFDAQAGIRYDVAYNADDSQSRGFAVIGLQGLAPYLFEVDGALFVSDAGDISASLEAEYDFPITQRLWGQPRLETSLAVQEVEKWGIGSGFNNVQLGFRLRYEIEREFAPYIGISWNRKLGQTADFTRLEGGEASVFGLIGGVRMWF; encoded by the coding sequence ATGACCATGATAAACCGCACAGCAATCTTTATTCTTACTATGTTTGCAATCATTGTATTCACCCAAAGTTCCGTCCTGGCACAAAAAGCCCCGCCATTCAGCAATGACATCATGATGGACAACCACACCTATGTCTTTTTTATGGCCGACCGGTTTGAGTACAATATGAATAGCGGATTAAACCCACTGGTGCTCGACGCCCAGGGCTATATCGGCAAGGACTTGAACAAGTTCTGGTTTAAAGCCGAAGGCGAAGCGCTGACGGCTGAAACCGAGGGTGAAATGGAGTTCCAAGGCTTGTACAGCCGGGCAGTCGGCCCTTACTTCGACGCGCAAGCAGGTATCCGGTATGATGTGGCCTACAACGCCGATGACAGCCAGTCGAGAGGATTTGCCGTAATTGGCCTGCAGGGACTAGCCCCCTACCTGTTTGAAGTGGACGGTGCCCTTTTTGTCAGCGATGCCGGTGATATATCGGCCAGCCTGGAAGCGGAATACGATTTTCCCATCACCCAGCGTCTTTGGGGACAACCACGGCTTGAAACCAGTTTGGCCGTGCAGGAGGTAGAAAAGTGGGGCATCGGTTCCGGCTTTAACAATGTGCAGCTAGGCTTTCGGTTACGATATGAAATCGAGCGTGAATTTGCGCCCTATATCGGTATCTCCTGGAACCGCAAACTGGGTCAAACCGCCGATTTTACACGACTTGAAGGAGGAGAAGCAAGTGTATTCGGACTTATAGGCGGGGTTCGTATGTGGTTTTAG
- a CDS encoding copper resistance system multicopper oxidase, which yields MSENKTNGITRRTFLRYSASMAAIAGVSSILPGYALAGFGSEKRDVLTPQGPDNVIDLTIGKMPHMVDGKRGEAIGINGSVPAPLIRLKEGQDVLLRVTNELDEPTSIHWHGILLPFQMDGVPGVSFDGIKPGTTFEYRYPVRQSGTYWYHSHSGLQEQLGHYGPMIIDPASEDPVEYDREYPVVLSDWTFENPYNVLEKNVKMEGYYNYQRRDVGEFLNDVKKKGFGSTIKDYLSWGQMRMSATDLLDITGATYTFLMNGHGPESNWNPLFKKGEKVRLRFINASAGTTAFDVRIPGLDMTVVQADGQNVKPVSIEEFRIGIAETYDVIVEPKDEKPYTIFAESLDRSGYARGTIAPRKDMMAAVPELRPRPKRSHRDMGMMMDMDGMDMEGDSMMEMDHGDMDHGNMDHSDMNMSAMKETPVKHGPDKHGPGAAAIAQNQFNRMGEPGIGLGNDGRNVLVYNDLKSLEPNIDERPAEREVELHLTGNMERYMWSFDGKQFHEVKGPIEFEHNERLRLTLVNDTMMEHPIHLHGMWMEMENGNGIYNPRKHTLLLQPAQRISALVTPRDKGRWAFHCHILYHMERGMFRVVQVADEDGNIYGQDYA from the coding sequence ATGAGTGAAAATAAAACTAACGGTATCACCCGCCGCACCTTTCTGCGCTATTCCGCCTCGATGGCTGCCATTGCAGGCGTAAGTTCTATTTTGCCGGGCTACGCCTTGGCGGGCTTCGGCAGTGAGAAACGAGATGTTTTAACCCCCCAAGGACCCGATAATGTCATCGATCTGACCATTGGCAAAATGCCACATATGGTCGATGGAAAGCGAGGAGAAGCCATTGGCATTAACGGCAGCGTCCCTGCCCCTCTTATTCGCCTGAAAGAAGGACAGGACGTGTTGCTTCGTGTTACCAACGAATTAGATGAGCCAACATCCATTCACTGGCATGGCATCCTGCTGCCGTTCCAGATGGATGGTGTCCCGGGGGTCAGCTTTGACGGTATTAAACCGGGAACAACCTTTGAATACCGGTACCCAGTCCGGCAAAGCGGGACTTATTGGTATCACAGTCACTCTGGCCTGCAAGAGCAGCTCGGCCACTACGGACCCATGATTATTGATCCGGCCAGCGAAGATCCGGTAGAGTATGACCGCGAGTATCCGGTGGTACTCTCCGACTGGACCTTTGAAAATCCATACAACGTGCTCGAAAAAAATGTCAAGATGGAGGGGTACTATAATTACCAGCGCCGAGATGTAGGCGAATTCCTTAATGATGTAAAGAAGAAAGGTTTTGGAAGTACCATAAAAGATTACCTCTCATGGGGTCAAATGCGCATGAGTGCCACTGACCTACTCGACATTACCGGGGCCACATATACTTTCTTGATGAACGGTCACGGCCCGGAATCGAACTGGAACCCCCTGTTTAAGAAAGGAGAAAAGGTGCGCCTGCGCTTTATTAACGCCTCTGCAGGAACCACCGCGTTTGATGTGCGCATTCCCGGCCTTGATATGACCGTGGTACAGGCCGATGGCCAAAACGTGAAACCCGTCTCTATCGAGGAATTTCGCATTGGTATTGCAGAAACGTATGATGTGATCGTCGAACCAAAAGATGAAAAGCCATATACCATCTTTGCCGAATCGCTGGACCGCAGCGGTTATGCCCGCGGTACTATAGCGCCCCGCAAAGACATGATGGCGGCAGTACCTGAACTTCGTCCCCGGCCCAAACGCAGCCATAGAGATATGGGTATGATGATGGACATGGACGGAATGGACATGGAAGGTGACAGCATGATGGAGATGGATCATGGGGATATGGATCACGGGAACATGGATCATAGCGACATGAACATGTCCGCCATGAAAGAAACGCCCGTCAAGCACGGTCCTGACAAACACGGACCGGGCGCGGCAGCCATCGCACAAAATCAGTTCAACCGGATGGGCGAACCTGGCATTGGCTTGGGCAACGATGGGCGCAATGTGCTGGTTTATAACGATCTTAAAAGCCTGGAGCCAAATATCGACGAAAGGCCGGCCGAACGTGAAGTTGAACTGCACCTGACCGGCAATATGGAGCGCTACATGTGGTCGTTCGACGGGAAGCAGTTTCACGAGGTGAAGGGACCCATCGAATTCGAACACAACGAACGCCTGCGGCTGACGCTGGTCAACGACACCATGATGGAGCACCCCATTCACCTGCACGGCATGTGGATGGAGATGGAGAACGGCAATGGTATTTATAACCCGCGCAAGCATACATTGCTGTTGCAGCCTGCACAGCGCATATCTGCCCTTGTTACACCGAGAGATAAAGGCCGGTGGGCCTTTCACTGTCACATTCTCTACCACATGGAGCGGGGCATGTTCCGCGTGGTACAGGTAGCCGATGAAGACGGCAATATTTATGGACAAGATTATGCATAA
- a CDS encoding response regulator transcription factor, with amino-acid sequence MWILLVEDEKQLANSLKRGLEEEGHVVEMTHDGEEGELHGFANDYDMVILDWRLPHRDGKQILESWRKEGRSFPVLMLTALGDLDHKVSGLDAGADDYMGKPFSFDELLARIRALGRRSSEMTQTEILSVGPIELDARKHKVQICGYELMLRPKEFILLELFLNNPENVFSKTQIAERVWGSAYYVSDNTIEATLSTLRQKLAESFKECDEILLKDTSKIVETIRGAGYRLNSRLIKIEE; translated from the coding sequence ATGTGGATCTTATTGGTTGAAGACGAAAAACAACTTGCAAACTCCTTAAAACGCGGACTCGAAGAGGAGGGACATGTGGTAGAGATGACCCACGATGGGGAGGAAGGAGAACTGCACGGTTTTGCCAATGATTACGATATGGTGATACTGGACTGGCGGTTACCACATCGCGACGGTAAACAAATTTTGGAAAGCTGGCGAAAAGAGGGCCGATCTTTCCCGGTATTAATGCTCACGGCACTGGGAGATCTGGATCACAAAGTGTCTGGTTTGGATGCGGGAGCCGATGATTATATGGGCAAACCCTTCTCTTTTGATGAACTTTTGGCCAGAATTCGTGCGCTTGGACGTCGTTCTTCAGAAATGACACAAACTGAAATCCTTTCAGTAGGCCCAATTGAACTGGATGCCCGTAAACACAAAGTACAAATTTGCGGGTATGAACTTATGTTAAGGCCAAAGGAATTTATTCTTTTAGAGCTCTTCCTCAACAATCCAGAAAATGTTTTTTCAAAAACACAAATTGCCGAAAGGGTCTGGGGGTCCGCTTATTATGTAAGTGATAACACTATCGAAGCCACTCTCTCCACACTTCGTCAAAAACTGGCTGAATCATTCAAAGAATGTGATGAGATTTTATTAAAAGATACATCAAAAATTGTCGAAACAATTCGTGGAGCGGGGTATCGCTTAAATAGCCGTTTAATTAAGATTGAAGAGTAA
- a CDS encoding sensor histidine kinase gives MKSKIVAGITTYFDRFSISKRLAFWYGLSLFIMLSLFGYFLYESFHQSIHHNYDRHLRFEAEQLLSYIHTSNDSLSIDLTGYSRNAALESGIEYGTYVRLYNEEDSLIYESPNLLGVKQPLDTEIPDTHVEYSFSSQWQDLPARTLFYPIMNENNEFCGWLEVTGFEWTLHEELSRFRQYLLVLIAISVVFSIMGGYWLSRRALSPVASINEAAKSITATDLDKRIPVNYQVKDELTDLAETFNIMLNRLQKGFEREKRFTSDAAHELMTPLSSMRSDAEIMLRKPRSKQDYQETIERMLTEVRKMSEMVHLLLQLSRVESVHRPKPDIVNISRITEAVVIKHQEKMEARNLDIKTQIDSDLQVRAHEAYLEEVLNNLLQNAIKYTPQGGEIKLELQQSSGKAVIHLSDTGIGFDEETRKHLFERFFRSNESNVQEQSGSGLGLPLVKAIVELYNGRIRAYSEGVGKGSTFVIELPLVETNT, from the coding sequence TTGAAGAGTAAAATAGTGGCAGGCATTACAACCTATTTCGACAGATTCTCGATTTCCAAAAGGCTTGCTTTTTGGTATGGATTAAGCCTCTTCATCATGCTTAGTTTGTTTGGTTATTTTTTGTACGAGAGCTTCCACCAGTCCATCCATCATAACTATGATCGTCACCTTCGGTTTGAGGCCGAGCAGCTTCTCTCCTATATCCATACCAGCAACGATTCACTCTCGATTGACCTGACCGGCTACAGCAGGAACGCCGCACTTGAAAGCGGAATCGAATATGGAACCTATGTTCGGCTCTATAACGAGGAAGACAGCCTGATCTATGAAAGCCCCAACTTATTAGGGGTAAAACAGCCGTTAGACACAGAAATACCGGATACGCACGTGGAATATTCCTTCAGCAGCCAATGGCAGGACCTTCCCGCCCGCACTCTTTTTTATCCGATCATGAATGAGAATAATGAGTTCTGCGGCTGGCTGGAGGTCACCGGTTTTGAGTGGACGCTGCACGAAGAACTGAGTCGCTTCAGACAGTACTTATTGGTTCTCATTGCTATAAGCGTGGTTTTTTCAATTATGGGAGGGTATTGGCTCTCCAGAAGAGCGTTGTCACCAGTGGCTTCCATTAATGAAGCGGCGAAGTCTATTACAGCTACTGATCTGGATAAACGAATACCGGTTAACTACCAGGTTAAAGATGAGTTAACCGACCTGGCTGAGACCTTCAATATCATGCTGAACCGCCTTCAAAAAGGTTTTGAGCGTGAAAAAAGATTCACTTCAGATGCGGCACACGAACTTATGACGCCGCTTTCATCCATGCGCAGTGATGCAGAGATCATGCTCCGTAAACCGCGATCCAAACAGGATTACCAGGAAACCATTGAGCGCATGTTGACGGAAGTAAGAAAGATGAGCGAAATGGTTCACCTTCTGCTGCAACTTTCAAGAGTTGAGTCGGTACATCGCCCGAAGCCGGATATTGTGAACATCAGCCGCATCACTGAAGCGGTCGTTATTAAACATCAAGAAAAAATGGAAGCCAGGAATCTTGACATTAAAACGCAGATTGATTCAGATTTGCAGGTACGTGCACATGAAGCTTATCTCGAAGAGGTACTCAATAATCTGCTTCAAAATGCGATAAAATACACACCGCAGGGCGGAGAGATAAAATTAGAACTGCAGCAAAGCAGCGGTAAAGCGGTTATCCACTTGAGTGACACTGGAATTGGTTTTGACGAAGAGACCAGAAAACACTTGTTTGAGAGGTTTTTCCGTTCGAACGAATCGAACGTTCAGGAACAATCAGGAAGTGGTTTGGGATTACCACTTGTCAAAGCAATCGTTGAATTATATAACGGCCGGATTCGCGCGTACAGTGAAGGAGTTGGAAAAGGAAGTACGTTTGTTATTGAATTACCTCTGGTCGAAACAAACACATAA
- a CDS encoding class I SAM-dependent methyltransferase, which translates to MKNNAQQTEHTRKRYNATSVVYDFMEWPIERIWYNRWRKMIWDQVKGQKVLEIGVGTGKNLPYYSEHLQITAIDLSPGMLKRARKKLTKQEGQHVVFKEMDTQNLEFDNDSFDEVMATFAFCSVPDPVLGLKEALRVTKPSGKLHLLEHMRSRNSGLASVMDKLDNLIHWLIGVHIARETVANVENAGWNVVDVKDLEPSGIFRMIEAEKPY; encoded by the coding sequence ATGAAAAATAATGCCCAACAAACCGAACATACCCGAAAACGCTATAACGCCACATCGGTTGTGTATGACTTCATGGAATGGCCGATTGAGCGAATATGGTACAACAGATGGCGCAAAATGATTTGGGACCAAGTAAAAGGGCAAAAGGTGCTTGAAATCGGAGTCGGAACCGGCAAGAACCTGCCATACTATTCAGAGCATCTGCAAATTACTGCCATTGATCTGTCGCCCGGAATGTTAAAGCGTGCCAGGAAAAAACTTACAAAGCAAGAGGGGCAACATGTTGTTTTTAAAGAGATGGATACTCAAAACCTGGAATTCGATAATGATTCCTTCGATGAAGTGATGGCAACATTTGCATTCTGTTCCGTTCCCGATCCGGTTTTAGGTCTGAAAGAAGCCCTTCGGGTTACAAAGCCCAGTGGAAAGCTTCATCTTCTGGAGCACATGCGTAGCCGAAATTCTGGTTTAGCTTCTGTGATGGATAAACTGGATAATCTCATTCACTGGCTTATCGGAGTCCATATAGCCAGGGAAACGGTCGCGAATGTTGAAAATGCCGGATGGAATGTAGTGGATGTAAAGGATTTAGAACCGAGTGGTATTTTTAGAATGATAGAAGCAGAAAAACCATACTGA
- a CDS encoding MFS transporter — MNKKEIGILLFCLFLVMIGYGLTLPILPFLVEQSARSNELFNLSPAIHVGLMTGIFPLMQFIAAPLWGRWSDRIGRSPVLAAGMGGYAFSLILFGWTDDLVLLYVLRVAGGLFSASVLPTVNSWVTDLSPVKDRGKVLAWTGGGASLGVIFGPVLSSFFMDVDWFNGWSWKLLAANAYTVPFLIAGGFSLLALVAVVFWLSDVSSQSGSSGCQQSNIGFLSIMKGKMLPILIYALIAQGALSMFETTYALHAQQILGYSVLEMGFIFMACALGMSISQIGLTGSLIDRWGEERLLPVGYLLVGLALFLLMFANAFALIIMVVSILALGMALVTPGLASLTSKISDSRVVERMGLLASISSLGLAAGSFLGAGLYSLNIHLPYFLFSILVLMVPGYMLRMFLNIKMNQ, encoded by the coding sequence ATGAATAAAAAAGAAATTGGAATCCTGCTTTTCTGTCTATTTCTGGTAATGATCGGCTACGGACTGACACTGCCCATTCTTCCGTTTTTGGTGGAACAATCAGCGCGTTCGAATGAACTGTTCAATCTTTCCCCGGCTATCCATGTAGGATTGATGACCGGGATTTTCCCGCTGATGCAGTTTATTGCTGCTCCTCTTTGGGGCCGGTGGTCCGACCGCATCGGGCGGTCCCCCGTGCTGGCCGCGGGCATGGGTGGCTATGCCTTCTCCCTGATCCTGTTTGGCTGGACAGATGACTTAGTTCTATTATATGTACTCCGGGTGGCAGGAGGACTTTTTTCGGCCTCGGTATTGCCCACGGTCAACTCCTGGGTTACGGATCTCAGTCCGGTTAAAGACAGGGGCAAAGTGTTGGCGTGGACGGGTGGAGGGGCCAGCCTTGGGGTTATCTTCGGTCCGGTCCTGAGTTCTTTCTTTATGGATGTTGATTGGTTTAACGGATGGTCCTGGAAGCTGCTGGCCGCAAACGCCTATACGGTGCCCTTTTTGATTGCCGGTGGGTTTTCACTCTTGGCTCTGGTGGCTGTGGTATTCTGGTTATCCGATGTATCATCTCAGAGTGGAAGCAGTGGCTGTCAACAGAGTAATATTGGTTTTTTAAGCATTATGAAGGGAAAGATGCTCCCAATACTCATTTACGCCCTGATTGCACAGGGAGCACTCTCCATGTTCGAAACCACCTACGCCCTGCACGCACAGCAGATCCTGGGGTACAGCGTTTTGGAAATGGGATTTATTTTTATGGCCTGTGCACTCGGGATGAGTATCAGTCAGATCGGGCTAACCGGCTCTCTGATCGACCGCTGGGGAGAGGAGCGGCTATTGCCCGTTGGATATCTGCTGGTAGGGCTGGCTCTTTTCCTTTTGATGTTTGCCAATGCTTTTGCCCTCATTATTATGGTGGTCAGCATTCTGGCGTTGGGCATGGCGTTGGTTACACCGGGCCTGGCTTCGCTGACGAGTAAAATAAGTGACAGCCGGGTCGTTGAGCGGATGGGACTGCTGGCATCCATCAGCAGCTTGGGGCTTGCCGCTGGTTCGTTCCTGGGAGCTGGGCTGTATTCGCTGAATATTCATTTGCCATATTTTTTGTTTTCAATCTTGGTGTTGATGGTACCGGGTTATATGTTGCGGATGTTTCTAAATATCAAAATGAATCAATGA
- a CDS encoding PPK2 family polyphosphate kinase — translation MKPEPFYTLSSQPPDSVNKSKIKKETKALKKRLTELQNVFYADGQHALLAIFQGVDASGKDGTVRNVFSGVNPAGCHVKSWKVPSKEEQQYDFLWRIHKHVPPKGMIHIFNRSHYEDIIVSHVKNLVPVEQLRKRYDSINAFEHLLKEENNTVVLKFYLHISKEEQIKRLNQRLEDPRKRWKYDPGDFVAHSHWDNYMQAYREVFEQCCEAADWHVVPADQKWYRNFMVIKKIVERLDQLNLAYPSHIKER, via the coding sequence ATGAAACCTGAGCCGTTTTATACTCTTTCTTCACAACCACCTGATTCTGTCAACAAATCTAAAATAAAAAAGGAAACCAAGGCCCTCAAAAAAAGATTGACCGAGTTGCAAAATGTGTTTTATGCCGATGGTCAACATGCCCTGCTGGCAATTTTCCAGGGAGTGGATGCTTCCGGCAAAGACGGAACGGTCAGAAATGTATTTTCGGGAGTTAACCCTGCCGGGTGCCATGTTAAATCATGGAAGGTTCCTTCGAAGGAAGAACAGCAGTATGATTTTCTTTGGCGCATTCACAAACACGTGCCGCCCAAAGGAATGATCCATATTTTTAACCGTTCGCACTACGAGGATATTATTGTGTCGCATGTTAAAAACCTGGTGCCTGTAGAACAGCTTCGAAAGCGTTATGACTCTATCAACGCATTCGAGCACCTGCTGAAAGAGGAGAACAACACGGTTGTCCTTAAATTTTATCTCCATATTTCCAAAGAAGAGCAGATAAAGCGGCTCAATCAACGACTGGAAGATCCGCGAAAACGATGGAAATACGATCCCGGCGATTTTGTTGCCCACAGCCATTGGGACAACTACATGCAGGCCTACCGGGAAGTTTTTGAACAATGCTGCGAGGCGGCCGACTGGCACGTGGTGCCTGCCGACCAAAAATGGTACCGGAATTTTATGGTGATCAAGAAGATAGTTGAAAGACTGGATCAACTGAATCTGGCCTATCCTTCACACATCAAAGAAAGATAG
- a CDS encoding glutaredoxin family protein gives MNNQTDSSPDKKNETTIIIYCKEWCDYLRKLVNLLREEKWSFTFFDLRFDSKKEKELVAGLGNPLILPILDINGTYYEKPSLSKVDETLDLIRWRQQVDQIYYGTKSPGDH, from the coding sequence ATGAATAACCAAACAGATAGTAGCCCTGATAAAAAAAACGAAACCACAATAATTATATATTGCAAGGAGTGGTGCGACTACCTCCGCAAACTGGTCAATCTGCTTAGGGAAGAGAAATGGTCGTTTACATTTTTCGATCTACGATTCGATTCCAAAAAAGAAAAAGAACTGGTGGCTGGACTTGGCAATCCCCTGATCTTGCCTATTCTCGATATCAACGGCACCTATTACGAAAAACCGTCTTTGTCAAAAGTTGATGAAACTCTTGATCTGATCCGCTGGAGACAACAGGTTGATCAAATATACTATGGTACAAAATCACCCGGAGATCATTAA
- a CDS encoding methyltransferase family protein encodes MERGFEHSGAWIIALFVIVIASWLLYKYLAPKTWREWMGAGLIQGFIIALYAEMYGFPLTIYLMVRFLGLDSGSGDLNANLWSTLVGVGEAGMMISMIVGYILLFGGFGIFIQGWRQLYHAKQENRLATDGLYSLVRHPQYTGLFIGLFGEGVIHWPTIFSVGLFPVIVIAYVLLAKREEKKVIEEFGEEYLQYKQNVPAFLPVKGKWKQFLQRSPSGSSDNPD; translated from the coding sequence ATGGAAAGAGGATTTGAACATTCAGGTGCCTGGATTATAGCGCTTTTTGTGATCGTTATTGCGTCCTGGCTTTTATACAAATATCTGGCACCCAAAACATGGCGGGAATGGATGGGAGCCGGATTGATTCAGGGCTTCATCATCGCACTGTATGCAGAGATGTACGGCTTCCCGCTTACCATTTATCTGATGGTCCGGTTCCTGGGATTGGATAGTGGTAGTGGTGATCTAAACGCCAACCTTTGGTCTACTTTAGTGGGCGTTGGTGAAGCGGGTATGATGATCTCGATGATCGTGGGTTATATCCTTCTTTTTGGTGGATTTGGCATTTTTATCCAGGGCTGGCGGCAGCTGTATCACGCCAAACAGGAAAACAGGCTGGCCACCGACGGACTGTACAGCCTGGTCAGGCATCCCCAATACACCGGGTTGTTTATCGGGCTTTTTGGAGAGGGGGTCATTCACTGGCCGACTATATTTTCCGTTGGCCTGTTCCCGGTCATCGTTATCGCTTATGTCCTGCTTGCCAAAAGGGAAGAGAAGAAAGTGATCGAGGAGTTTGGAGAAGAGTATCTCCAGTACAAGCAGAACGTCCCGGCCTTCCTTCCGGTGAAAGGCAAATGGAAACAGTTTCTGCAACGGTCACCCAGCGGTTCTTCAGACAACCCAGACTAA
- a CDS encoding type II glyceraldehyde-3-phosphate dehydrogenase: MEKIKIAVNGYGVIGKRVAEAVTLQEDMELVGIGDVAADWRIKAAAAKGYPIFANTDEGRKAMVNQNISVTGGLDDLLEAADVVVDCAPKKFGAQNAERYKTAGVKFIVQGGEKHETTGHSFSAENNYASALNRESTRVVSCNTTSIVRTLSALKRAGLLNKARGTLLRRATDPWESHKNGIMNTMVPEPEIPSHQGPDAQSVDPELDVVTAAVKVPQTLSHMHYWTVQLTKEVSKEDVLKAFSTSMRTAFINMSDDLSANNAVKELMLDLGRPHGDMYEVAIWEDMLKVEGDELYYAYLVDNQAIVIPETIDAIRALTGIESDPKKSIDKTNRSLGVTQRFI; the protein is encoded by the coding sequence ATGGAAAAGATCAAAATAGCCGTAAACGGATATGGCGTCATCGGAAAACGGGTGGCGGAAGCAGTAACCTTGCAAGAAGATATGGAACTGGTGGGCATCGGTGATGTAGCTGCCGACTGGAGAATTAAAGCCGCAGCCGCCAAAGGGTATCCGATATTTGCCAATACGGACGAAGGCCGCAAAGCGATGGTCAATCAGAATATCTCGGTGACCGGAGGCCTGGATGATTTGCTGGAGGCCGCTGATGTGGTGGTGGATTGTGCTCCGAAAAAATTCGGCGCGCAAAATGCCGAACGGTATAAAACGGCAGGTGTGAAGTTTATCGTGCAGGGCGGGGAAAAGCATGAGACGACCGGGCATTCCTTCAGCGCGGAAAATAATTATGCCTCTGCTTTAAATCGGGAAAGTACCCGCGTGGTCTCCTGCAACACCACCTCTATCGTACGGACCCTCAGCGCATTAAAACGAGCGGGATTACTGAATAAAGCACGTGGCACGCTGTTGCGCCGAGCCACCGACCCATGGGAAAGCCACAAAAACGGTATCATGAATACAATGGTTCCTGAACCGGAAATTCCCAGTCACCAGGGCCCGGATGCCCAGAGCGTAGATCCCGAACTGGATGTGGTAACTGCCGCCGTAAAAGTACCCCAAACACTTTCCCATATGCATTACTGGACCGTGCAATTGACCAAAGAAGTATCTAAGGAGGACGTGCTGAAGGCTTTTAGTACCTCAATGCGAACCGCATTTATCAATATGAGCGATGATCTTTCGGCCAATAATGCCGTCAAGGAACTTATGCTGGATCTGGGTCGTCCCCATGGGGATATGTACGAAGTGGCCATCTGGGAGGATATGCTCAAAGTGGAAGGTGACGAGCTATACTACGCCTACCTGGTCGATAACCAGGCGATTGTGATTCCTGAAACCATCGACGCCATCCGAGCGCTGACCGGCATCGAATCGGACCCCAAAAAATCGATTGATAAAACAAACCGTTCGCTGGGCGTTACGCAACGGTTCATTTAG
- a CDS encoding SHOCT domain-containing protein, with protein sequence MFYNHHFFGMHWIWWIVISIGLLLVFLDLIPYWRDSDNREDAMDILTKRFARGEIEREEFEERKKVLKLNK encoded by the coding sequence ATGTTTTACAATCATCATTTTTTCGGCATGCATTGGATCTGGTGGATTGTGATCTCTATAGGACTCCTTTTGGTTTTTTTGGATTTGATTCCATATTGGCGCGATAGTGATAACCGGGAAGACGCAATGGATATATTGACTAAGAGGTTTGCCCGTGGAGAGATAGAACGCGAAGAGTTTGAGGAGCGTAAGAAAGTTTTAAAACTAAACAAGTAA
- a CDS encoding glutaredoxin family protein — MNDSNNNHIEKSTTIIIYCKEWCEYLKNVVNLLWEQQQNFTFIDLRFDTLKANELISKLGNPLILPILEINGVYYEKPSFAEVTNQLELTHWRQKVDQTYYGKEPSGDNTY; from the coding sequence ATGAATGATTCCAATAATAACCACATAGAAAAAAGTACAACCATCATTATTTACTGTAAGGAATGGTGTGAATATTTAAAAAACGTAGTTAATCTTCTGTGGGAGCAACAACAAAATTTCACATTTATTGATCTTCGGTTTGATACATTAAAAGCTAACGAGTTGATATCAAAGCTGGGTAATCCGCTGATTTTACCCATACTAGAGATCAATGGTGTCTATTATGAAAAACCATCGTTTGCAGAGGTCACAAATCAGCTTGAGTTAACCCACTGGAGACAAAAAGTCGACCAAACTTACTATGGTAAAGAACCATCCGGGGACAATACTTATTAA